A single genomic interval of Theropithecus gelada isolate Dixy chromosome 16, Tgel_1.0, whole genome shotgun sequence harbors:
- the SPACA3 gene encoding sperm acrosome membrane-associated protein 3 isoform X1, with amino-acid sequence MISALWGALLIRVHSSPVSSPSVSGPPRLVSCGSSQSSALSQSGGSTSTTGTEARSRALGRRWCPAAIMLLALVSLLSCLLPSSEAKVYSRCELARVLQDFGLDGYRGYSLADWVCLAYFTSGFNTAAVDHEADGSTNNGIFQISSRRWCRNLTPNAPNMCGMYCSDLLNPNLKDTVICAMKITQEPQGLGYWEAWRHHCQGKDLTDWVDGCDF; translated from the exons ATGATCTCAGCTCTGTGGGGAGCACTCCTGATCA GGGTACACTCAAGCCCCGTTTCTTCTCCTTCTGTGAGTGGACCGCCGAGGCTGGTGAGCTGTGGGTCATCCCAAAGCTCAGCTCTGAGCCAGAGTGGTGGCTCCACCTCTACCACCGGCACAGAAGCCAGGAGCAGGGCTCTCGGAAGGCGGTGGTGCCCAGCTGCGATCATGTTGTTGGCCCTGGTCTCTCTGCTCAGCTGCCTGCTACCCTCCAGTGAGGCCAAGGTCTACAGTCGCTGTGAACTGGCCAGAGTGCTACAGGACTTCGGGCTGGACGGATACCGGGGATACAGCCTGGCTGACT GGGTCTGCCTTGCTTATTTCACAAGCGGTTTCAACACAGCTGCTGTGGACCACGAGGCTGACGGGAGCACCAACAACGGAATCTTCCAGATCAGCAGCCGGAGGTGGTGCAGAAACCTCACTCCCAACGCCCCCAACATGTGCGGGATGTACTGCTCAG ATTTGTTGAATCCTAATCTCAAGGATACCGTTATCTGTGCCATGAAGATCACCCAAGAGCCTCAGGGTCTGGGTTACTG GGAGGCCTGGAGGCATCACTGCCAGGGCAAAGACCTCACTGACTGGGTGGATGGCTGTGACTTCTAG
- the SPACA3 gene encoding sperm acrosome membrane-associated protein 3 isoform X3, translated as MISALWGALLIRVCLAYFTSGFNTAAVDHEADGSTNNGIFQISSRRWCRNLTPNAPNMCGMYCSDLLNPNLKDTVICAMKITQEPQGLGYWEAWRHHCQGKDLTDWVDGCDF; from the exons ATGATCTCAGCTCTGTGGGGAGCACTCCTGATCA GGGTCTGCCTTGCTTATTTCACAAGCGGTTTCAACACAGCTGCTGTGGACCACGAGGCTGACGGGAGCACCAACAACGGAATCTTCCAGATCAGCAGCCGGAGGTGGTGCAGAAACCTCACTCCCAACGCCCCCAACATGTGCGGGATGTACTGCTCAG ATTTGTTGAATCCTAATCTCAAGGATACCGTTATCTGTGCCATGAAGATCACCCAAGAGCCTCAGGGTCTGGGTTACTG GGAGGCCTGGAGGCATCACTGCCAGGGCAAAGACCTCACTGACTGGGTGGATGGCTGTGACTTCTAG
- the SPACA3 gene encoding sperm acrosome membrane-associated protein 3 isoform X2, producing MLLALVSLLSCLLPSSEAKVYSRCELARVLQDFGLDGYRGYSLADWVCLAYFTSGFNTAAVDHEADGSTNNGIFQISSRRWCRNLTPNAPNMCGMYCSDLLNPNLKDTVICAMKITQEPQGLGYWEAWRHHCQGKDLTDWVDGCDF from the exons ATGTTGTTGGCCCTGGTCTCTCTGCTCAGCTGCCTGCTACCCTCCAGTGAGGCCAAGGTCTACAGTCGCTGTGAACTGGCCAGAGTGCTACAGGACTTCGGGCTGGACGGATACCGGGGATACAGCCTGGCTGACT GGGTCTGCCTTGCTTATTTCACAAGCGGTTTCAACACAGCTGCTGTGGACCACGAGGCTGACGGGAGCACCAACAACGGAATCTTCCAGATCAGCAGCCGGAGGTGGTGCAGAAACCTCACTCCCAACGCCCCCAACATGTGCGGGATGTACTGCTCAG ATTTGTTGAATCCTAATCTCAAGGATACCGTTATCTGTGCCATGAAGATCACCCAAGAGCCTCAGGGTCTGGGTTACTG GGAGGCCTGGAGGCATCACTGCCAGGGCAAAGACCTCACTGACTGGGTGGATGGCTGTGACTTCTAG